CCAATCCCTGTCCCGGGATCTGCTGATCGGCTCGACGGCCGTGCTGCTCTGGATCGTGGTGGAAAGCCGCCGCCTGGGCATGCGTGGCCTCTGGTTGGTGCTGCTTTGCACCGTGACGGTGGCTTTTGCCTGCGGGGCGCCCCTGTTCCTGTTTCTACGGGAGCGGCGGCTGCTTGAGCTCAGCCGTCTGAGTGGGGATCCAGCACCGTTTGAGCCACCACATCAATCGTGACGTCGGTGGGGTCGATCGCCTCCGCTGACGCAGGAGAGCCGCTCTGGGTGGCTCCGCCGAGGGACGTTCCACAGGCAGGACATTGCTCCGTACCAAGGCTGGAGAGACCACAGGCTGGGCAGGTGCGCAGGCGGCTCTGGAGAACCTTCCAGGCGATCACACCAACGCCCGCCAGCAGCAAGGGCAACAGCAGCAGGGTGAGGGTGAGACCGCCGAGGAGATCGAGCAGGAGTCGCCCGGCGGGACCTGGAGCCAGCACCAGCAGACCCAGCAGCAACACCCACAACCCGGGGAAAGGACGCTGCATCAGCGACGGAAGCGCTGGTCCGTCTCCATCCAGCGCTCGAGAGCGGCCAAGGCCTCGATGCCGGCCCAGCCGCACAGAAGCGCTCCCACCAACAGAGCAGCCGTCAGCCCGACGGCCACCAGCACCGGCACCAAGGTGAACGTCAGGAAGGCCAGCAACACAACGGCGCCGACACCGGCGCAGAGCAGAGCCAGGCTCGCAGGCAGGGGACGCAGGGAAAGGCT
This sequence is a window from Cyanobium sp. ATX 6F1. Protein-coding genes within it:
- a CDS encoding DUF2834 domain-containing protein → MTNTIEPRPLNAPRPWVAWIYLALAVAGAILPWMANLEFMRQYGAVFDLGLFVRLANANPAAQSLSRDLLIGSTAVLLWIVVESRRLGMRGLWLVLLCTVTVAFACGAPLFLFLRERRLLELSRLSGDPAPFEPPHQS
- a CDS encoding glypican, with the protein product MGKPSLSLRPLPASLALLCAGVGAVVLLAFLTFTLVPVLVAVGLTAALLVGALLCGWAGIEALAALERWMETDQRFRR